The Toxorhynchites rutilus septentrionalis strain SRP chromosome 3, ASM2978413v1, whole genome shotgun sequence genome includes a region encoding these proteins:
- the LOC129774500 gene encoding uncharacterized protein LOC129774500, producing MPKVTIDLPSSSFDVSTWKIPPKVQLADPAFYKTSPIDITFELNTVTYGTACAPFLATRVLKQLADDERNGFPEDAEVLTNDFYVDDLISGANSIEETVNLRKQLDTLLSRGGFQLRKWASNEPNAVADVPVENLAMQPTLEFDRDQCLKTLGLHWEPLTDRLRYKVQLPEEHNDEPPTKRTALSYIARLFDPLGLVGPVVTTAKLFMQSLWMLQDNGKPWGWDKELPLSLHERWRSYKHQLPLLNELRIDRHICCPAPRNVQLHIFSDASERAYGACAYIRSTNPDGKVKIALLTSRSKVAPLKQQSIPRLELCGALIAAEIHQKVKKTLRIFFLAWWSGPVWIQMEPDQWPIEQHSTPQTHTIPYQKLEGYQRMLRITSYCRRFLRNCRRATRKKFIKNESFLQAEEIKASEGILIALIQQQTFPLEWAQLSEKRPLSTKSRLRWFSPFMSDEGVIRIGGRLSNAQQSFDSKHQILLPANHPFSFLLVKQFHERNLHAHPQLLITFLRNRYWIIGAGSLARRVVHTCVACFRAQPKKLEQFMGDLPRTRVTASRPFAVTGVDYWGPLLLRPVNRRSAARKAYVAVFVCFCTKAVHIELVVDLTTAKFMQAFRRFTSRRGFCSEIYSDNGRNFVGVSNELRNFLRSSNYKQAFAIECTSNNIKWHFNPPKASHFGGLWESAISSAQKHLFRVLGQHKLDYDDMDTLLIQIEGCLNSRPIIPIRLTSSRSHRDTSYLDRP from the exons ATGCCAAAGGTGACCATCGATTTGCCGTCATCATCTTTCGATGTGTCAACCTGGAAGATTCCTCCAAAAGTCCAGTTAGCGGATCCTGCTTTTTACAAAACCAGTCCCATCGATATC ACATTTGAACTCAATACCGTGACATACGGCACAGCCTGTGCCCCCTTTCTTGCCACACGGGTGTTGAAACAACTGGCAGATGACGAGCGAAATGGATTTCCCGAGGATGCCGAGGTTCTGACTAACGACTTCTACGTCGACGATTTAATCTCCGGAGCAAATTCCATAGAAGAAACCGTCAACCTCCGGAAACAGTTGGACACACTACTAAGTAGAGGTGGATTCCAATTACGGAAGTGGGCATCCAACGAACCCAACGCAGTTGCTGATGTTCCCGTAGAGAATTTAGCTATGCAACCAACATTGGAATTTGATCGCGATCAGTGCCTCAAAACACTTGGTCTGCACTGGGAACCTCTGACGGACCGTCTACGGTACAAGGTTCAACTCCCAGAAGAACATAACGATGAACCACCTACGAAACGAACTGCTTTATCCTACATCGCTCGATTATTTGACCCGCTGGGGCTTGTGGGCCCAGTGGTAACAACTGCTAAACTGTTTATGCAGTCTCTTTGGATGCTTCAAGACAACGGTAAGCCCTGGGGTTGGGACAAGGAGCTCCCATTATCCCTTCATGAACGTTGGCGATCATATAAACATCAGCTGCCTCTGCTGAACGAACTACGTATTGATCGTCACATCTGCTGCCCAGCACCCAGGAATGTgcaattgcatatattttcagATGCATCTGAAAGAGCGTATGGCGCATGTGCGTACATTCGATCAACGAATCCAGACGGCAAGGTCAAAATTGCCTTACTCACATCCAGGTCGAAGGTCGCCCCGCTCAAACAGCAGAGCATTCCGCGACTTGAGCTGTGTGGAGCGCTTATAGCAGCAGAAATTCATCAGAAG GTCAAGAAAACCCTGCGAATATTCTTTCTCGCGTGGTGGAGTGGGCCGGTTTGGATACAAATGGAACCTGATCAGTGGCCAATCGAACAACACAGCACTCCCCAAACTCATACCATACCATACCAGAAACTAGAAGG CTATCAACGCATGCTACGGATCACTTCCTACTGTAGGCGCTTTCTTCGAAACTGTCGCCGTGCAAccagaaaaaaattcatcaagaaCGAATCATTCCTCCAAGCAGAAGAGATCAAGGCATCAGAAGGCATTCTCATCGCTCTAATACAGCAGCAAACTTTTCCGCTCGAGTGGGCACAACTAAGTGAGAAACGACCACTTTCCACCAAATCAAGACTCCGTTGGTTCAGCCCGTTCATGTCCGACGAAGGCGTCATTCGTATTGGAGGTCGACTGAGCAATGCACAACAGTCATTTGACAGCAAGCATCAAATTCTGTTGCCAGCAAACCATCCGTTTTCGTTTCTCCTGGTGAAACAATTTCACGAACGAAACCTCCATGCACATCCACAACTTCTTATCACCTTTCTACGCAACCGCTACTGGATCATAGGGGCCGGGAGCTTGGCGAGAAGGGTAGTCCACACCTGCGTCGCTTGCTTCAGAGCTCAACCAAAGAAACTGGAGCAGTTTATGGGCGATTTACCTCGAACTCGTGTAACAGCATCCCGGCCATTCGCAGTAACGGGAGTTGACTACTGGGGACCATTACTTCTTCGACCAGTTAACCGACGATCAGCAGCAAGGAAGGCTTATGTAGCAGTTTTTGTGTGCTTTTGCACTAAAGCTGTGCATATCGAATTAGTGGTGGATCTAACTACAGCAAAGTTTATGCAAGCATTCCGACGATTCACTTCCCGCCGAGGATTTTGTTCGGAAATATACAGCGACAACGGTCGTAACTTTGTTGGCGTCTCCAATGAACTGCGAAATTTCCTACGCAGCAGCAACTACAAACAAGCATTTGCCATCGAATGCACCAGCAACAACATCAAATGGCACTTTAATCCGCCGAAGGCCTCTCATTTTGGCGGTTTATGGGAATCTGCCATTTCATCAGCTCAGAAGCATCTTTTTCGAGTCCTGGGGCAACACAAGCTAGACTACGACGACATGGATACGTTACTAATCCAAATCGAAGGTTGCCTCAACTCCAGACCCATCATTCCTATCCGTCTGACCTCCAGCCGCTCACACCGGGACACTTCCTACTTGGATCGCCCTTGA
- the LOC129774499 gene encoding uncharacterized protein LOC129774499 — translation MSTERRIKTLKARQKSLITSFELAVHFVEGFKEDTDCHEVPVRLEHLITIWNDFNTVQGELETLDDSHIEAHLKDRIAFETAYFKAKGFLLSVNKVASTPPSPSTQSHLQTFSTSHVRLPDIKLPVFDGALDRWLNFHDLFISLVHSSHELSNIQKFYYLRSSLTGEALKLVQTIAISANNYMVAWNLLLDHYQNTTRLKQSYIDSLFEFPSIKRESATELHSLVENFEATVKILKKLGEKTEYWDLMLIRMLSIRLDATTRRDWEEYCSTKDVVTFQDLTVFIQRRVTVLQTIGKSPESSTANHTKKPVSRPVASHGAAQTNVRKCLVCSDNHPLYMCATFSKMSLDDKEKEVRRHQLCRNCLRKGHHARDCSSSSTCRKCRGHHHTQLCSLLSGSSSFKASSESSPPKDKSTQPANDQQSSPSVSAAITEIASHASAEERPKLVLLATAVILVVDDNGREHPARVLLDSGSECS, via the coding sequence ATGTCCACCGAGCGTCGCATCAAGACCCTGAAAGCAAGGCAGAAGAGCCTTATCACATCGTTCGAACTCGCCGTGCATTTTGTAGAGGGATTTAAGGAAGACACCGATTGCCACGAAGTCCCCGTGAGGTTAGAACACCTCATAACGATTTGGAATGATTTTAACACAGTCCAAGGAGAGCTAGAGACGCTGGATGATAGTCACATTGAGGCTCATTTGAAGGACCGTATCGCCTTCGAGACCGCATACTTCAAAGCAAAAGGGTTCCTTCTATCGGTGAATAAAGTAGCATCTACGCCTCCGTCTCCGAGTACTCAATCACATCTGCAAACCTTCTCTACGTCCCACGTGCGTCTGCCAGATATTAAACTACCTGTGTTTGATGGTGCCCTCGACCGCTGGCTTAATTTCCACGACTTGTTCATCTCTCTGGTTCATTCATCTCACGAGCTTTCAAACATACAAAAGTTTTATTATCTGCGTTCTTCGCTCACCGGGGAAGCTCTGAAATTGGTACAGACGATCGCGATTTCGGCCAACAACTACATGGTAGCTTGGAATCTCCTGCTAGACCACTATCAGAACACCACCAGGCTGAAACAATCGTACATAGACTCGCTCTTTGAATTTCCATCGATTAAACGGGAATCAGCGACTGAACTTCACTCTTTGGTAGAAAACTTCGAAGCCACCGTGAAAATACTCAAGAAACTCGGTGAGAAGACGGAATATTGGGATCTTATGCTCATTCGAATGTTGAGCATTCGACTCGACGCGACTACACGGAGAGATTGGGAAGAGTATTGCTCCACCAAGGACGTTGTCACGTTTCAGGATCTCACAGTCTTTATCCAGCGTCGCGTTACCGTTCTGCAAACGATCGGTAAATCTCCGGAATCTTCAACAGCAAATCATACAAAGAAACCGGTTTCACGGCCAGTCGCCAGCCACGGAGCAGCCCAGACCAATGTTAGAAAGTGCTTAGTGTGCTCCGACAATCATCCATTGTACATGTGCGCTACGTTTTCCAAAATGTCACTCGACGATAAGGAAAAGGAGGTTCGCCGGCATCAGCTGTGTAGGAACTGCCTGCGTAAGGGCCATCATGCAAGAGACTGTTCGTCTTCGAGCACATGCCGAAAATGCAGAGGTCATCACCACACACAACTCTGCTCTCTGCTGTCAGGATCCAGTTCATTCAAGGCGAGCTCGGAATCATCTCCGCCCAAGGACAAATCTACTCAGCCCGCAAACGATCAACAATCATCGCCATCGGTTTCGGCAGCGATCACGGAAATAGCCAGTCACGCTTCTGCTGAAGAGCGACCAAAATTAGTCTTGCTCGCTACTGCAGTCATACTTGTTGTCGATGACAACGGGCGAGAACATCCAGCCAGAGTTCTGCTCGACTCTGGCAGCGAATGCTCGTAA